One segment of Camelus bactrianus isolate YW-2024 breed Bactrian camel chromosome 27, ASM4877302v1, whole genome shotgun sequence DNA contains the following:
- the MAGEL2 gene encoding MAGE-like protein 2, whose amino-acid sequence MSQLSKNLGDSSPPAEAPKPPVYSRPTVLMRAPPASSRAPPVPWDPPPIDLQASLAAWQAPQPAWEAPQGQPPAPVAPMAQPPSLGAPMVQAPPLGGPMGKPPTPGVLMVHPPPPGAPMAQPPTPGVLMVHPSAPGAPMAHPPPPGTPMAHPPPPGTPMAHPPPPGTPMVHPPPPATPMAHPPPPGTPMAHPPPPGTPMAHPPPPGTPMAHPPPPGTPMAQPPAPGVLMVQPPAPGVLMVQPPAPGAPMAQPPPPAALMAQPPPPVAPMAKPPAPGVLMVHSAGSRAQIAQPPATGAPMVQPPAPPAQPMASWAPQAQPLILQIQSQVIRAPPPVPQGPQAPPAPLATPPGWQATSPGWQAPPQGWQATSLGWQATQVTWQAPTIAWPAPPPVRQGPPPIRPGPPPIRPGPPPIRQAPPPIRQAPPLIRQAPPPIRPAPQVLATPPPLWQALPPPPPLRQAPQARLPTPQLRAAPPVRAPPPIRVAPPAPQVPTAPPAGPQAPPVAMPAPLPAPLPAPQAAHCPPIIWQAPKGQAPVPHEMPTSMEFQDVQQGQALTWQAPKAPGQFWQPLPTQEAQRQGPPLVQLEQPFQGAPASQKALQIQLPPQQAQPSGSQAELPSLQPQPSWQGPPAASQGQPGAPLAGANFPMGCDKSLMTPSGESRASSIDRRTSSKERRTSSKERRAPSKDRMIFAGTFCAPRAVPTARAHLPTPWKNLPGASETFTATPRVFPATSQFQPASSNAFQGPSASSEAPKSLPFALQDPFACVEALPAVPWVPQPNVSASKASKAVPTILLATAAAPKAMATTQEASKTAAEPPRRSGKATRKKKHLNTEEDGSGQMLGMRNWQPPRRWESVDLNEWGVLGGWEGPSTSHGLSGWEGPSTSRILSGWEGPSTSWALSAWEGPSTSRALGLWESSCSPQSLVISELPNLAQGFGAPQDDPTLERQPLSPLDERANALVQFLLVKDQAKVPIRRSEMVRFVIREYKDECLEIINRANHKLECVFGYQLKEIDPKNHSYILVNKSHKGGAGPSYLDRPKLGLLMVVLSLIFMKGNCVRADLIFNFLYKLGLDVRETHSLFGNTRKLITKVFVRQKYLEYRRVPLTEPAEYEFLWGPRAFLETSKMLVLKFLARLHKKDPQCWPFQYLEAVAECESEDADKDEPGPGDNADDPTSSPPPS is encoded by the coding sequence ATGTCGCAGCTAAGTAAGAATTTGGGTGATTCGAGTCCCCCGGCGGAGGCCCCCAAGCCTCCGGTCTATAGCCGCCCTACGGTTCTGATGCGGGCCCCGCCCGCTTCCTCCCGGGCTCCGCCAGTCCCTTGGGATCCACCTCCGATTGATTTGCAGGCTTCACTGGCCGCTTGGCAGGCACCTCAGCCTGCCTGGGAGGCCCCGCAGGGCCAGCCGCCTGCCCCAGTGGCTCCGATGGCCCAACCTCCATCCCTAGGGGCTCCGATGGTCCAGGCTCCCCCTCTGGGAGGCCCGATGGGGAAGCCTCCGACTCCCGGAGTCCTGATGGTGCATCCTCCCCCTCCGGGAGCCCCGATGGCCCAGCCTCCGACTCCGGGAGTCCTGATGGTGCATCCTTCGGCTCCCGGGGCCCCCATggcccatcctcctcctcctgggaccCCGAtggcccaccctcctcctcccgggaCCCCGATGGCCCATCCTCCCCCTCCCGGGACTCCGATGGTGCATCCTCCCCCTCCTGCGACCCCGATGGCGCATCCTCCCCCTCCCGGGACCCCGATGGCGCATCCTCCCCCTCCGGGGACCCCGATGGCGCATCCTCCGCCTCCGGGGACCCCGATGGCGCATCCTCCCCCTCCGGGGACACCGATGGCCCAGCCTCCAGCTCCGGGAGTCCTGATGGTCCAGCCGCCTGCTCCGGGAGTCCTGATGGTCCAGCCGCCTGCTCCAGGAGCCCCGATGGCCCAGCCTCCGCCTCCAGCAGCCTTGATGGCCCAGCCTCCACCTCCAGTAGCCCCGATGGCCAAGCCTCCTGCTCCGGGAGTCCTGATGGTCCATTCTGCAGGGTCGAGAGCTCAGATCGCCCAGCCTCCAGCTACAGGAGCCCCGATGGTGCAGCCGCCGGCCCCACCTGCTCAGCCTATGGCTTCTTGGGCCCCACAGGCTCAGCCTCTGATCCTGCAGATCCAGTCACAGGTTATAAGGGCTCCTCCACCGGTTCCCCAGGGCCCGCAGGCCCCGCCGGCGCCGCTGGCCACACCCCCGGGCTGGCAGGCCACCTCGCCGGGGTGGCAGGCCCCACCTCAAGGCTGGCAGGCCACGTCCCTGGGCTGGCAGGCCACGCAGGTCACCTGGCAGGCTCCGACCATTGCCTGGCCGGCGCCTCCACCTGTGCGCCAGGGGCCACCACCCATCCGCCCGGGCCCGCCACCCATTCGCCCGGGCCCCCCGCCGATACGCCAGGCCCCACCCCCAATCCGCCAGGCGCCTCCCCTGATCCGCCAGGCACCGCCACCCATCCGACCTGCCCCACAGGTACTGGCCACCCCACCACCACTCTGGCAGGCTCTGCCGCCCCCACCACCACTGCGGCAGGCCCCGCAGGCTCGGCTGCCCACCCCGCAGCTGCGGGCGGCCCCACCGGTGCGAGCGCCTCCACCAATTCGGGTGGCCCCGCCAGCACCTCAGGTGCCCACGGCGCCTCCTGCTGGCCCCCAGGCGCCCCCAGTGGCCATGCCGGCCCCTCTCCCGGCCCCACTGCCTGCCCCCCAGGCTGCGCACTGCCCACCCATCATCTGGCAGGCCCCCAAAGGCCAAGCCCCGGTGCCACATGAGATGCCGACGTCGATGGAGTTCCAGGATGTGCAGCAAGGCCAGGCGCTGACCTGGCAGGCGCCAAAGGCCCCCGGGCAGTTCTGGCAGCCCCTGCCCACCCAGGAGGCCCAGAGGCAGGGCCCACCGTTGGTTCAACTGGAGCAGCCCTTTCAGGGGGCCCCAGCCTCCCAAAAGGCCCTGCAAATCCAGCTACCCCCCCAGCAGGCCCAGCCCTCGGGTTCGCAGGCAGAGCTGCCATCCCTGCAACCCCAGCCCTCCTGGCAGGGCCCCCCTGCAGCCTCGCAGGGCCAGCCCGGAGCCCCCTTAGCAGGGGCAAATTTTCCCATGGGCTGTGATAAATCATTGATGACTCCTTCAGGAGAATCCAGGGCCTCTTCTATAGACCGAAGGACCTCTTCAAAGGAACGTAGGACCTCTTCGAAGGAACGCAGGGCTCCTTCGAAGGATCGCATGATCTTTGCTGGCACCTTTTGTGCTCCAAGGGCAGTGCCGACTGCCCGGGCGCACCTGCCTACGCCCTGGAAGAACTTGCCTGGGGCATCAGAGACCTTTACTGCCACCCCGAGGGTCTTTCCAGCTACCTCCCAGTTCCAGCCTGCCTCTTCGAATGCCTTTCAGGGCCCCTCTGCCAGCTCAGAGGCCCCAAAGTCACTGCCATTTGCTCTGCAGGATCCCTTTGCCTGCGTCGAGGCCCTGCCGGCAGTTCCGTGGGTGCCACAGCCCAATGTGAGTGCCTCGAAGGCGTCCAAGGCAGTGCCCACCATCCTGCTGGCCACGGCAGCTGCCCCCAAGGCAATGGCCACCACTCAAGAGGCCTCGAAGACCGCCGCTGAGCCTCCGCGTCGGTCAGGCAAAGCCACCCGGAAGAAGAAGCACCTGAACACGGAGGAGGATGGCAGTGGCCAGATGCTGGGCATGCGCAACTGGCAGCCCCCTCGGCGCTGGGAGAGTGTGGACTTGAATGAGTGGGGGGTCCTGGGTGGCTGGGAGGGCCCGAGCACCTCCCATGGTCTGAGTGGCTGGGAGGGTCCTAGCACCTCCAGGATCCTGAGTGGCTGGGAGGGGCCCAGCACATCGTGGGCTCTGAGTGCCTGGGAGGGTCCGAGCACCTCCAGGGCCTTGGGTCTCTGGGAAAGCTCATGCAGCCCTCAGTCCTTGGTCATCTCTGAGCTCCCCAATCTGGCTCAGGGATTCGGTGCCCCCCAGGATGACCCCACACTGGAGAGGCAGCCACTGTCTCCCTTAGATGAGAGGGCTAATGCACTGGTGCAGTTCCTCTTGGTCAAGGACCAAGCCAAGGTGCCCATCAGGCGCTCAGAGATGGTGAGATTCGTCATCCGTGAATACAAGGACGAGTGCTTAGAGATTATCAACCGTGCCAACCACAAGCTGGAGTGTGTTTTTGGTTATCAGCTGAAGGAGATTGATCCCAAAAACCACTCTTACATTCTTGTCAACAAGAGTCACAAGGGGGGAGCGGGGCCGTCCTACCTGGACCGGCCCAAGTTAGGCCTCCTGATGGTGGTCCTGAGCCTCATCTTTATGAAGGGCAATTGTGTCCGGGCGGACCTgatctttaattttctgtataAATTGGGGCTGGATGTCCGGGAGACCCACAGTCTCTTCGGAAACACAAGGAAGCTCATCACCAAAGTGTTTGTGAGGCAGAAGTACCTGGAGTACAGGCGGGTCCCCCTCACTGAGCCCGCAGAGTATGAGTTCCTCTGGGGCCCCCGAGCATTCCTCGAAACCAGCAAGATGCTTGTGCTGAAGTTTCTGGCCAGGCTCCATAAGAAAGATCCACAGTGCTGGCCGTTCCAGTACTTGGAGGCTGTGGCAGAGTGTGAGTCTGAAGATGCTGATAAGGATGAGCCTGGCCCCGGTGATAACGCCGATGACCCCACCAGCAGCCCCCCTCCCAGCTAA